The Streptomyces phaeolivaceus genome has a window encoding:
- a CDS encoding sensor histidine kinase: MSPHRATPAAQPAPGTALPPSPGPDAAWHPVLGRMLHGQHRRRQLDRRHPWLLDTAVVLAVALLSLPDLLMHGGDGGPFGETEYRTDLPAAVPFLFAAALIAPLWWRRRTPAVTYFVIAAVSLVQWSLDIWQQAGISMLVALYSLALHGSLRLLGWAVALTAVELAAAVWLLGEVERPLLGLFFLLGTATASVTLGLTLRIRRMYLATLEDRATRLEVERDQRVRLTAAAERSRVAREMHDIVGHNLSVMVSVADGAAVLAANRGEESADALRILGDTGRQAMGELRRVLGVLREGQDDERLLGPQPGIRDLDPLLARVRAAGLPVTFRTVGDLDALGSGVQLTVYRIVQEALTNTLKHAGAGAAAEVAVTAEAGTVRVRVADTGVPAGTSGRPEPAPGADDPGHGLVGIRQRAAMYGGTVAMGPRDTGHGWLVDVLLDAPPAPSVPLASPAPPAPPARPASGDHLP; encoded by the coding sequence ATGAGTCCGCACCGCGCGACCCCCGCCGCGCAGCCCGCCCCGGGGACGGCCCTCCCGCCGTCCCCGGGGCCGGACGCCGCCTGGCACCCGGTCCTGGGCCGGATGCTGCACGGACAGCACCGGCGGCGGCAGCTGGACCGGCGCCACCCCTGGCTGCTCGACACGGCGGTGGTGCTGGCCGTGGCGCTGCTCAGCCTGCCCGACCTGCTCATGCACGGCGGGGACGGCGGCCCCTTCGGGGAGACGGAGTACCGCACCGACCTGCCCGCCGCCGTCCCGTTCCTCTTCGCCGCCGCGCTGATCGCCCCGCTGTGGTGGCGGCGCCGGACGCCCGCCGTGACCTACTTCGTGATCGCGGCGGTCTCCCTCGTCCAGTGGTCGCTGGACATCTGGCAGCAGGCCGGGATCAGCATGCTCGTCGCCCTGTACAGCCTGGCCCTGCACGGCTCGCTGCGGTTGCTGGGCTGGGCCGTGGCGCTGACCGCCGTTGAACTGGCCGCCGCGGTCTGGCTCCTGGGGGAGGTCGAACGTCCGCTGCTCGGCCTGTTCTTCCTGCTGGGCACGGCCACGGCGTCGGTCACCCTCGGTCTGACCCTGCGGATCCGCCGGATGTATCTGGCGACCCTGGAGGACCGCGCCACCCGGCTGGAGGTCGAACGCGACCAGCGCGTCCGGCTCACCGCCGCCGCCGAACGCTCCCGGGTGGCCCGCGAGATGCACGACATCGTCGGCCACAACCTCTCCGTCATGGTCAGCGTCGCCGACGGCGCCGCGGTGCTCGCCGCCAACCGGGGCGAGGAGTCGGCCGACGCGCTGCGCATCCTCGGCGACACCGGCCGGCAGGCGATGGGCGAACTCCGCCGGGTGCTGGGCGTGCTGCGCGAGGGCCAGGACGACGAGCGGCTGCTCGGCCCGCAGCCGGGCATCCGCGATCTGGACCCCCTGCTGGCGCGGGTCCGCGCGGCGGGGCTGCCCGTCACCTTCCGGACCGTCGGCGATCTGGACGCGCTCGGCAGCGGTGTGCAGCTCACCGTGTACCGCATCGTCCAGGAGGCCCTGACCAACACCCTCAAGCACGCCGGTGCGGGCGCCGCCGCCGAGGTCGCGGTGACCGCCGAGGCGGGCACCGTACGGGTCCGGGTCGCCGACACCGGCGTGCCGGCGGGGACATCCGGCCGGCCGGAGCCGGCGCCCGGGGCCGACGATCCGGGGCACGGGCTGGTCGGCATCCGGCAGCGGGCCGCGATGTACGGCGGCACCGTCGCCATGGGCCCCCGTGACACCGGCCACGGCTGGCTCGTGGACGTCCTTCTCGACGCGCCTCCCGCGCCCTCCGTGCCCCTCGCGTCCCCGGCACCCCCCGCCCCGCCCGCCCGCCCGGCCTCAGGAGATCATCTGCCATGA
- a CDS encoding pyridoxal-phosphate dependent enzyme produces the protein MRYDNITDAIGDTPLVRIDPEVHGLRHIDLYAKLEMLNPFGSLKDRAAWSMTRRELAGAKERGETIVELSSGNTAKALALIAGLHGLPFKSVTNRMRIPEIKDLLLLLGAEIEELPGRSECLDPTDTDDPLTLFHQRLSRPGGAHLHTDQYFNALNTEAHATGTGPEIIADLDGRAPDWFIACVGTAGSSTGVARALRAHDPAVRVVGLVGRKADFIPGIRTVDEVQEVGIFDPATYDTLEAVGADEAIDGMLTLLRRCGLLAGPTSGAAYFGGVRHLRALDAELTERRTAVFIVCDRVESYLDYVRQRRPDLLGRPPVKNSVATLTDTEVRSAAVVDVEDAQKWIAAQRPLVIDLRGPFAYAALHIDGSVNIVDELFEELLRGGLPFGKRQPVLLACPVGEKSARYAALLTRMGHPDVRSLAGGIIAWRDAGAPLVRD, from the coding sequence ATGAGGTACGACAACATCACCGACGCGATCGGCGACACACCGCTGGTCCGGATCGATCCGGAAGTCCACGGTCTGCGCCACATCGACCTCTACGCCAAGCTGGAGATGCTCAATCCGTTCGGCTCGCTGAAGGACCGGGCCGCGTGGAGCATGACCCGGCGGGAGCTGGCCGGCGCCAAGGAGCGCGGCGAGACGATCGTGGAGCTGTCCAGCGGGAACACCGCCAAGGCCCTGGCCCTCATCGCCGGTCTGCACGGACTGCCGTTCAAGAGCGTCACCAACCGGATGCGGATACCCGAGATCAAGGATCTGCTCCTGCTGCTCGGCGCCGAGATCGAGGAGCTGCCCGGCCGGTCCGAATGCCTCGACCCGACCGACACCGACGACCCGCTGACCCTCTTCCACCAGCGGCTGAGCCGCCCCGGCGGCGCCCATCTGCACACCGACCAGTACTTCAACGCCCTCAACACCGAGGCCCACGCCACCGGGACGGGCCCGGAGATCATCGCCGACCTGGACGGCCGGGCCCCCGACTGGTTCATCGCCTGTGTGGGCACCGCCGGTTCCTCCACCGGCGTGGCCCGCGCGCTGCGCGCCCACGACCCGGCGGTGCGGGTCGTCGGACTGGTGGGCCGGAAGGCGGACTTCATCCCCGGTATCCGTACCGTCGACGAGGTGCAGGAGGTCGGCATCTTCGACCCGGCGACCTACGACACGCTGGAGGCGGTGGGCGCCGACGAGGCCATCGACGGCATGCTCACCCTGCTCCGCCGCTGCGGTCTGCTCGCCGGACCCACCTCGGGGGCCGCCTACTTCGGCGGGGTGCGTCATCTGCGGGCGCTGGACGCCGAGTTGACGGAGCGCAGGACCGCCGTGTTCATCGTCTGCGACCGGGTGGAGAGCTATCTCGACTACGTCCGGCAGCGCCGCCCGGATCTGCTGGGCCGCCCTCCCGTGAAGAACTCGGTCGCCACGCTCACCGACACCGAGGTCCGCTCGGCGGCGGTCGTCGACGTCGAGGACGCCCAGAAGTGGATCGCCGCGCAGCGCCCCCTGGTGATCGATCTGCGCGGGCCCTTCGCGTACGCGGCGCTCCACATCGACGGCTCGGTGAACATCGTCGACGAGCTGTTCGAGGAACTCCTGCGGGGCGGGCTGCCCTTCGGGAAACGGCAGCCCGTGCTGCTCGCGTGTCCGGTGGGCGAGAAGTCGGCGCGGTACGCGGCCCTGCTGACCCGGATGGGACACCCCGACGTGCGCAGCCTGGCCGGCGGCATCATCGCCTGGCGGGAC
- a CDS encoding type III PLP-dependent enzyme domain-containing protein, protein MRDDPLYLEPRLDPRTAALLDSAPLLHTLVDALGSPLNVLLPDRTADNVRRFRAVLDHHRLAGRIFFAHKANRSSSLVRRLTTTDADIDVASLDELRHALGSGFTGSRIMATGPKDPAFLWLAVRGGACLNADGPAELERAAALVRAHGLPRVRVLLRLSGFETSGTRRLMRESRFGTPVKSLHRLLDVLARHRDELEPIGVGYHLDTTSLDEKAAALEGCLRAMEELRVHGFRPRVIDVGGGFGVNYLAYAAQWERWTTELTAAVMGSRPPLTRGGHGYGLRVENGTLKGGLSLYPAHRPTAGAAYLDELLSLPAPSLGRPLGTLLLESLYDLYVEPGRALADQSGLTLGRVLEVRPTDSGESTVRLAMNAGDVGLEDHGVLMDPVVLPRDPAPPGAQGPVGQVGPVGQVGPVGQVGPVGQVGPVAVHLMGNLCLEADLITRRTVFLPRPPRPGDLLAFANTAGYCMDFGATHAQQQPLARKVAVHEEAGRWRWCLDEEYWPFDRTGEPQG, encoded by the coding sequence ATGCGCGACGACCCGTTGTACCTGGAACCCCGGCTGGATCCGCGCACAGCGGCCCTCCTGGACTCGGCGCCGCTCCTGCACACCCTCGTGGACGCCCTCGGCTCCCCGTTGAACGTGCTGCTGCCGGACCGGACAGCCGACAACGTACGGCGCTTCCGTGCGGTCCTCGACCACCACCGGCTGGCCGGGCGGATCTTCTTCGCCCACAAGGCGAACCGCTCCAGCTCGCTGGTGCGCCGGCTCACCACGACGGACGCGGACATCGACGTCGCCTCGCTCGACGAACTGCGGCACGCCCTCGGCTCCGGATTCACGGGGTCCCGGATCATGGCGACCGGCCCGAAGGACCCCGCGTTCCTCTGGCTCGCCGTACGCGGCGGAGCGTGCCTCAACGCCGACGGTCCCGCCGAGTTGGAGCGGGCGGCGGCCCTGGTCCGCGCGCATGGACTGCCGCGCGTCCGGGTCCTGTTGCGGCTGTCGGGCTTCGAGACGTCCGGCACCAGGAGGCTGATGCGCGAGAGCCGCTTCGGCACGCCGGTGAAGTCGCTGCACCGCCTGCTCGACGTCCTCGCACGGCACCGGGACGAGCTGGAGCCGATCGGGGTCGGCTATCACCTCGACACCACGAGCCTCGACGAGAAGGCGGCGGCACTCGAAGGCTGTCTGCGGGCCATGGAGGAGTTGCGCGTCCATGGTTTCCGGCCGCGCGTGATCGACGTCGGCGGCGGCTTCGGCGTCAACTACCTGGCGTACGCGGCCCAGTGGGAGCGCTGGACCACCGAGCTGACCGCCGCCGTCATGGGCAGCCGCCCACCGCTGACCCGGGGCGGGCACGGCTACGGCCTCCGGGTCGAGAACGGCACGCTCAAGGGCGGCCTGAGCCTCTACCCGGCCCATCGCCCCACGGCCGGCGCCGCGTATCTCGACGAACTGCTCTCCCTCCCGGCGCCGAGCCTGGGCCGCCCCCTGGGCACCCTGCTGCTGGAGAGCCTCTACGACCTGTACGTGGAGCCCGGCCGGGCGCTCGCCGACCAGAGCGGGCTCACTCTCGGCAGGGTCCTGGAGGTACGGCCCACGGACTCGGGCGAGTCGACGGTGCGCCTGGCGATGAACGCGGGTGACGTCGGGCTGGAGGACCACGGCGTGCTGATGGACCCCGTGGTCCTGCCCCGCGACCCGGCCCCGCCCGGTGCGCAGGGCCCGGTGGGTCAGGTGGGCCCGGTGGGTCAGGTGGGCCCGGTGGGTCAGGTGGGCCCGGTGGGTCAGGTGGGCCCGGTGGCCGTGCACCTCATGGGCAACCTCTGTCTGGAGGCGGATCTCATCACCCGCCGCACGGTGTTCCTGCCCCGGCCGCCGCGCCCCGGCGATCTCCTCGCCTTCGCCAACACGGCCGGGTACTGCATGGACTTCGGCGCCACCCACGCCCAACAGCAGCCCCTGGCACGGAAGGTGGCCGTCCACGAGGAGGCGGGGCGGTGGCGGTGGTGCCTGGACGAGGAGTACTGGCCGTTCGACCGTACGGGGGAACCGCAGGGATGA
- a CDS encoding GNAT family N-acetyltransferase: protein MTVHQVSEFLQLTSPGEVTPGLRREIADCWEVVANAGGAVLATEFPPLPVSAYDVVPVVDGLVHDLHPGRGRLLVATVGGALAGWLVVRREPHRLGAHCGTVNHVQTHPRFRGLGIGAALMHRVHAVARDEMGLERLSLSARGGVGLEDFYRKVGWTEVGRWPGALRIAPGDDRDAILMSLALRAG from the coding sequence ATGACGGTGCATCAGGTCTCGGAGTTCCTGCAGTTGACGAGCCCCGGGGAGGTCACCCCGGGGCTCAGACGGGAGATCGCCGACTGCTGGGAGGTCGTGGCGAACGCCGGTGGCGCGGTCCTCGCCACCGAGTTCCCCCCGCTGCCGGTGAGCGCGTACGACGTCGTCCCCGTCGTGGACGGACTCGTCCACGACCTGCATCCGGGGCGCGGCAGACTGCTCGTCGCCACCGTCGGGGGCGCGCTCGCGGGCTGGCTGGTCGTCCGCCGGGAGCCGCACCGGCTGGGCGCGCACTGCGGCACGGTCAACCACGTCCAGACCCATCCGCGCTTCCGCGGCCTGGGCATCGGTGCCGCGCTGATGCACCGTGTCCACGCCGTCGCCCGCGACGAGATGGGCCTGGAGCGGCTGTCGCTCTCCGCCCGGGGCGGTGTGGGTCTGGAGGACTTCTACCGGAAGGTGGGCTGGACGGAGGTCGGCCGGTGGCCGGGTGCGCTGCGGATCGCCCCCGGCGACGACCGGGACGCGATCCTGATGAGCCTCGCCCTCCGCGCCGGTTGA
- a CDS encoding response regulator, with product MTTVLIADDQPLQRLGFRMLLQGTPGLTPVGEAEHGGEAVRLSSQLRPDVVLMDIRMPGMDGLEATRRIVAAGGRTRVLIVTTFDLDEYAYEGLRAGASGFLLKDARPEELVAGIHAVATGDAVVAPSLTRRLLDAYAHQVLAPTGTPLPADPRLGTLSDREHEVLVAIGQGWTNAEIAERLVLTESTVKKHVGRVLAKIGARDRVQAVIMAYDAGLVRAKP from the coding sequence ATGACCACCGTGCTGATCGCCGACGACCAGCCCCTCCAGCGTCTCGGCTTCCGCATGCTCCTCCAGGGCACCCCCGGGCTCACCCCGGTCGGCGAGGCCGAGCACGGCGGCGAGGCCGTCCGCCTCTCCTCGCAGCTGCGCCCCGACGTGGTCCTGATGGACATCCGTATGCCCGGGATGGACGGCCTGGAGGCGACCCGCCGGATCGTGGCCGCCGGCGGGCGCACCCGCGTCCTCATCGTGACCACCTTCGACCTCGACGAATACGCGTACGAAGGGCTGCGGGCCGGCGCCAGCGGCTTCCTCCTGAAGGACGCCCGCCCCGAGGAACTCGTCGCCGGCATCCACGCCGTCGCCACCGGTGACGCAGTAGTCGCCCCCAGCCTCACCCGGCGGCTCCTCGACGCCTACGCCCACCAGGTGCTCGCCCCGACCGGCACCCCGCTCCCGGCCGATCCCCGGCTGGGGACGCTCAGCGACCGCGAGCACGAGGTGCTGGTCGCCATCGGCCAGGGCTGGACCAACGCGGAGATCGCCGAGCGGCTGGTCCTGACCGAGTCCACCGTCAAGAAGCACGTCGGCCGGGTCCTCGCCAAGATCGGCGCCCGTGACCGCGTCCAGGCCGTGATCATGGCGTACGACGCGGGATTGGTCAGGGCGAAGCCGTAG
- a CDS encoding ABC transporter permease → MTATDLSLVPARTRVRKVTGLRVLRSEWAKFWSLRSSWITLGVALVLLILFGAVASYTYSPDVVADGPPGQGSGTSDAVSLALTGVTFASLAVGVLGVLLSAGEYSTGMIRSTLAAVPRRLPVLWSKSAVIGVIALVLTTVGALAAFQLGVPGLDGEKISLSLGDDGVLRSLAGAGVYLGLVAVFGVALGVLLRSSAGAIAALVGILLILPGLATLLPDSWYDTITPYFPSNAGSAVYSLTESANSLSPGQGLAVFAGWVALSLAGAAYRLRRTDA, encoded by the coding sequence ATGACCGCCACCGATCTCTCCCTGGTCCCCGCCCGCACCAGAGTGCGCAAGGTGACCGGCCTCCGGGTGCTGCGCTCGGAGTGGGCCAAGTTCTGGTCGCTGCGCTCCAGTTGGATCACCCTCGGGGTGGCCCTGGTGCTGCTGATCCTGTTCGGGGCCGTCGCCAGCTACACGTACAGCCCCGATGTCGTCGCCGACGGGCCGCCCGGACAGGGGTCCGGCACGAGCGACGCGGTCAGTCTGGCGCTGACCGGTGTGACCTTCGCGTCGCTGGCCGTCGGCGTCCTCGGGGTGCTGCTGTCGGCCGGCGAGTACAGCACCGGCATGATCCGGTCCACGCTCGCCGCGGTGCCGCGCCGACTGCCGGTGCTGTGGTCGAAGAGCGCCGTGATCGGGGTGATCGCGCTGGTGCTCACCACGGTCGGCGCGCTGGCCGCGTTCCAGCTGGGCGTGCCCGGTCTGGACGGGGAGAAGATCTCCCTCTCGCTGGGCGACGACGGGGTCCTGCGCAGTCTCGCCGGTGCCGGGGTCTACCTCGGGCTGGTCGCCGTGTTCGGGGTGGCCCTCGGGGTGCTGCTGCGCTCCTCCGCCGGAGCCATCGCGGCCCTGGTCGGCATCCTGCTCATCCTCCCCGGGCTGGCCACCCTGCTGCCGGACTCCTGGTACGACACGATCACGCCCTACTTCCCGAGCAACGCCGGGTCGGCGGTCTACTCCCTCACCGAGTCGGCGAACTCCCTCTCGCCCGGACAGGGCCTCGCGGTCTTCGCCGGCTGGGTGGCCCTGAGCCTCGCGGGGGCCGCGTACCGGCTTCGCCGCACGGACGCCTGA
- a CDS encoding ABC transporter ATP-binding protein, with the protein MIEARELTKRYGDKTVVDHLSFTVKAGEVTGFLGPNGAGKSTTMRMIIGLDSPTGGAVTVNGRNYARHSAPLHEIGSLLEAKSVHPGRTAFNHLMALAHTHGIGRGRVDEVIELAGLTSVAGKRVGAFSLGMGQRLGIAAALLGDPAVVMLDEPVNGLDPEGVLWVRNLLRRLADEGRAVMLSSHLMSETALIADHLVIIGRGRLLADTTVDDFVRDAGGGGVKVATTEPLKLRSLLAGPDVSISSSATEELVVAGRDAREIGAIAAEHGVPLYELTPQAVSLEEAFMQLTHDAVEYQSAPAEPVRKAA; encoded by the coding sequence ATGATCGAAGCGCGTGAGCTGACGAAGCGGTACGGCGACAAGACGGTTGTCGACCACTTGAGCTTCACCGTGAAGGCCGGTGAGGTGACCGGCTTCCTGGGACCCAACGGCGCGGGCAAGTCCACCACCATGCGCATGATCATCGGGCTGGACTCCCCCACCGGGGGCGCGGTCACCGTCAACGGGCGGAACTACGCCCGGCACTCGGCGCCGCTGCACGAGATCGGCTCCCTGCTGGAGGCCAAGTCGGTCCACCCGGGGCGGACCGCGTTCAACCATCTGATGGCGCTGGCGCACACCCACGGCATCGGGCGCGGCCGGGTGGACGAGGTGATCGAGCTGGCCGGGCTGACCAGTGTGGCCGGCAAGCGGGTGGGCGCCTTCTCGCTCGGGATGGGCCAGCGGCTCGGCATCGCCGCCGCGCTGCTCGGCGACCCGGCGGTGGTGATGCTCGACGAGCCGGTCAACGGCCTCGACCCCGAAGGTGTGCTCTGGGTCCGCAACCTGCTGCGCCGGCTGGCCGACGAGGGCCGGGCCGTGATGCTCTCCTCGCATCTGATGAGCGAGACCGCGCTGATCGCCGACCATCTGGTGATCATCGGGCGGGGGCGGCTGCTGGCCGACACGACCGTGGACGACTTCGTCCGGGACGCGGGCGGCGGCGGGGTGAAGGTCGCCACCACCGAGCCGTTGAAGCTGCGCTCGCTGCTGGCCGGTCCGGACGTCTCGATCAGCTCATCCGCCACCGAGGAACTGGTCGTCGCCGGCCGGGACGCCCGGGAGATCGGCGCGATCGCCGCCGAGCACGGGGTGCCGTTGTACGAACTCACCCCGCAGGCCGTCTCCCTGGAGGAGGCCTTCATGCAACTCACCCATGACGCCGTGGAATACCAGAGCGCTCCCGCCGAGCCCGTGCGAAAGGCCGCCTGA